One window of the Lytechinus pictus isolate F3 Inbred chromosome 5, Lp3.0, whole genome shotgun sequence genome contains the following:
- the LOC129261125 gene encoding crystallin J1A-like: MAADGVINSSVIVALYGGTPQMIPKLEAMVKVVQNTPICLKFALTGARLLEDLIKNGPNANAVENLKSLVDADMAQEVSKAEDLKPHPHIVAAKKLGYACSLPGSFLGMLHCLLSATPGNFTESVRPTLLAGGDNCARAAMLGACLGAQVGIEGLPGDLLAQVERGEEVRALAQQLVDMRQA; this comes from the exons ATGGCG GCTGATGGGGTGATCAATTCGTCGGTGATTGTCGCCCTCTATGGCGGAACCCCTCAGATGATCCCTAAGCTGGAAGCTATGGTCAAGGTTGTCCAAAATACACCTATCTGCCTCAAGTTTGCCCTGACGG GTGCAAGGCTTCTGGAAGATTTGATCAAGAACGGACCTAACGCCAATGCCGTAGAAAACTTGAAATCGTTGGTGGATGCTGACATGGCTCAAGAGGTCAGTAAGGCTGAGGATCTGAAGCCCCACCCTCACATTGTGGCTGCCAAGAAGCTGGGTTATGCATGCT CTCTGCCAGGGAGCTTCCTCGGCATGCTGCACTGCCTGCTGAGCGCGACACCGGGAAACTTCACCGAATCAGTTCGTCCGACCCTCCTGGCCGGTGGAGACAACTGCGCCCGTGCCGCGATGCTCGGGGCCTGTCTCGGGGCACAGGTGGGGATCGAGGGCCTCCCCGGGGACCTTTTAGCCCAGGTGGAGCGGGGTGAGGAGGTCAGAGCTTTGGCGCAGCAGTTGGTGGACATGCGCCAAGCTTAG